One genomic region from Diabrotica undecimpunctata isolate CICGRU chromosome 9, icDiaUnde3, whole genome shotgun sequence encodes:
- the LOC140450500 gene encoding uncharacterized protein yields the protein MALLGVLYPLGTKKANHTNALELWTSDGKGIEILRAVNMDKKIENQLLKWYEEINSDVEPLDSGKDLSDVRSEHSIHNTDSEQSTQDLRSDPENAMKESDQDDGYSRFYGKDKTPWLKHKKHTPKGVHQGIHSRGIQTGT from the exons ATGGCGTTACTGGGAGTGCTTTACCCCCTAGGCACTAAAAAGGCTAACCATACTAACGCACTTGAACTTTGGACATCTGATGGAAAAGGTATAGAAATTCTTAGAGCC gttaatatggacaagaaaatagAAAATCAGTTACTAAAATGGTATGAAGAGATAAACAGCGATGTGGAACCACTAGATTCTGGTAAGGACTTAAGTGATGTTCGTTCTGAACACAGTATCCACAATACAGATTCTGAGCAGTCCACACAAGATCTACGCAGTGATCCTGAAAATGCCATGAAAGAAAGCGACCAAGATGATGGTTATTCAAGATTTTATGGCAAAGATAAAACACCATGGTTGAAACATAAGAAACACACTCCCAAAG gcgTCCACCAGGGAATTCACtctcgcgggatccagacggggacatag